The segment AAGGTAAAGCCGGTACGCAGCTGTATTTCGCGCAACGATGTTTCATTAAAAAGCATGACCGGACTTTCATTAAATGCGCCCTCAGAATTTATACATTCGGGGCCGGGAGCATGTTATTCAAAAGCCCTTCCCGTGAAAAAAGGTGAAGTATATTATCTGGTTGTGGATAATGTCTATCCTAACGGAAAAGGGCATATCATTAAACTGCATTACTGCAATTGTAAGGCTCCGGCCGAAACTAAAAAAGTGGTGCCGGCAGAGAATCAGCAAGACAGGCCTAAGCCTGTACAAAACGCAGATGACCACAGTATTCTGAATATTACGGTTGTTGATAAAGAAAGTCAGACCGCAGTAAAATCCAACATCCGAATATTTGTCAAGAAACATACGCTGGGACCGCCCATCATCACGCTTGATAGTGTAAGCGGAGGAACGGCCACACTTGTATCCGTAACAACGTATTTAATTAAAATAAGCGCTTACGGATATTTCGATTATTCGACTGAAATAAAAACGCGTGCTATTGCTGACACGATTAATTTAAAAGTGGAACTTGATAAAATTACAGTCGGGCACAACATCATTTTTGATAATATCCTGTTTTCCGGAAACAGCGATAAAATTTTGCCCGAGTCCTATCCTTCGCTTGATAATCTGGTAAGTACGCTCAAAAAATATCCAAATCTTACCATTGAGATTGAAGGGCATGTGAACTGTCCGTCGTCGTACAGCGATTGCAATAAACTTGAAGACTGGAACCAGAAGCTTTCTGAAATGCGCGCCAAGGCTGTAAATGACTGGTTGACCGACGAAGGTATTCAGCAGGAGCGGATGACTCACAAAGGTTATGGCGCATCAAGAATGCTCTATCCTGATGCGCGCAGTGAAGACAAAATGAAGATGAATCGCCGCGTTGAAATAAAAGTAGTTTCGTTCTGAACTTAAACAGTTCTGTTATGTGTGGAAGATTCGGATTTTCGGTGCCAAAAAACCTCGTTGAGGAACGATTCGATATCAGCGTTGATGAACTGTATTTACCGCGTTATAACTGCGCCCCGACACAGTTTTTAGGTGTAATTTCAAATGCTGAACCCGGTATTTTAAGCTATTTTCGTTGGGGTTTGGTGCCCTTCTGGGCGAAGGATATTTCTATCGGAAATAAATTGATAAATACGCGTGCGGAAACCATCCTGGAAAAACCATCTTTTAAAAGTTCGTTCAAAAGAAGACGCTGCCTGGTGCCTGCTGATGGTTTTTATGAATGGAAAAAAGAGAAAATTAAAGTACCGCACCGCATCATGCTCCGCTCCGGGGAGCCGTTTGCAATGGCCGGCATTTGGGATAGCTGGATGGATGCAGCAGGAAATGAACTGCGCACTTTTTCCATTATCACCACAACGCCAAACGAGCTGATGACCGGTATTCACAACCGTATGCCCGTTATACTTGCACGCGAAGCAGAAAAAAAATGGCTAGAAGAGACAGACGAACGCGCATTGCTAGAGCTTCTGAAACCTTACCCTGCAGAGGAAATGAAAGCGTATAAAATATCTTCAGCGGTGAATTCTCCGGCACATGACAGCCCCGAGATTCTAAATAATTTTTAGCATCCCGCTAAAAATAATTTCACAGAACGATTACGGTGTGACTCTGTTGAATAAGCAAACAATTATCTTCTGTCATTTCATTTAGTGTTAAATATCTCTGTTTAGCGTGAATGATTTGTTTATTTTTTATATTTGAATCGAGAATAACAATTCAAAGAGAGAAATCTCTTTTCATATTCTCCATGAAATGTGTTATAAAAACTTCGCAATTCAAGAGTCTATGCGACAAAACAGACATTTATTCATAATATTGATACTATGCAGTATCTATCTTTCGAAACTTAATGCACAAACCACTGTCACTGCTTCCGGTGGTAACGCTGTTGGAAGTTCAGGAACGGTAAGCTATACTGTAGGTCAGGTGGTTTATACAACAGATACCTCAACAATAGGCTCGGTTGCAAAAGGTGTTCAACAGCCGTTCGAAATATCTATTATCACTGAAATGGAGACTTATACCGGAATCATGTTGCAATGTTCTGTATTTCCAAATCCTACGGCGGGCGAACTAACGTTGAAGGTTGAAAACTGTTTTCTTAAGTCCTTTTCGTACAAGCTATTTGATATTAGTGGGCATCTTCTTGCAAATAAAAAACTGACTACGAATGAAACTGTTATTTCTATGAACGATCTGACGCCAGGTTCCTATTTTCTAGATGTAATCGAGGATAAACTTGTAGTGAAAGCATTTAAAATAATTAAACGATAGTTGTCATGAGAAAAGTAACATTACTCTTGAGTGCCTTATTAATTATTGGAACGACTTGGGCCCAGAGCCCACAAAGGTTTAGCTATCAGGCCGTGGTTCGCAATAATTCGAATAACCTTGTTACCAATCATCTGGTGGGAATACGTGTCAGCATTTTGCAAGGGTCTATCAGCGGATCCTCAGTATATACTGAGACGCATTCTGCCACAACTAATGCAAACGGACTTGTGATGATAGAGATAGGAGGCGGTACAACAACTGATAATTTTTCGGCAATCAACTGGGCTGCAGGTCCATATTTTGTGAAAACCGAGACGGATCCATCGGGTGGAGTAGTGTATAATATTGTCGGTGTGAGCCAACTTTTATCTGTTCCTTATGCCCTTTATGCCTCAGCTTCCGGAACTCCCGGACCGACCGGACCGGCAGGATTGCAAGGAATTACGGGTATTACAGGGCCAACAGGACTTAAAGGTGCAACTGGTGCAACTGGTTCTGTCGGTTTGCAAGGTGTTACCGGACCGACCGGACCTCTAGTAATTGGAACTACCGGCCAAACATTACGTTATAATGGAACAAGCTGGATTGCAAACAGCGCTATTTATAATGACGGAGCGAAAGTTGGAATAGGCACAACTGCTCCGGGCTTCAGGTTGGATGTACAGGATACTACCACAGGTATTTCGTCTCAAATATATGGTCATACGCCCGGTCAGCATGCTATCCGCGGCTTGAATAACGGCTCTGTGAATGGTACAGGTATCAACCTTACCGGTAGTTTCGCCGGAGTACTTGGGCATACGGTTTTTGGATATCCATACCATTATGGTTTAATGGGAACACGCTGGGATGATAATTATGGTAACAGCGCGGGAGTTATCGGGCTGGTAAAATTCAATGATGGCACAAAACCATGGGGCGCACTTGGCTTCCAGGATAATAACCTTTTGGAATGGGGCGGTTATTTCAATGGTAAAGTATACAGTAACGATACCATTAAAGCCGCAGGGTTTAAGTACAACACTCCAAAAGTTTGTTATTATTCTGTACCAACAAATGCATTCCTGCCGGCAGCATCCGCAAATGGTTATGTTAATAGTCTTACCTTCACAGAGGCATACATTACCGGCACCGCCGTCGGATGGATTACTGCGCCGGTATACCTGCCTCACGGAGCAGTTGTAACTGCAGTAAAATTTTA is part of the Bacteroidota bacterium genome and harbors:
- a CDS encoding T9SS type A sorting domain-containing protein, whose translation is MRQNRHLFIILILCSIYLSKLNAQTTVTASGGNAVGSSGTVSYTVGQVVYTTDTSTIGSVAKGVQQPFEISIITEMETYTGIMLQCSVFPNPTAGELTLKVENCFLKSFSYKLFDISGHLLANKKLTTNETVISMNDLTPGSYFLDVIEDKLVVKAFKIIKR
- a CDS encoding SOS response-associated peptidase yields the protein MCGRFGFSVPKNLVEERFDISVDELYLPRYNCAPTQFLGVISNAEPGILSYFRWGLVPFWAKDISIGNKLINTRAETILEKPSFKSSFKRRRCLVPADGFYEWKKEKIKVPHRIMLRSGEPFAMAGIWDSWMDAAGNELRTFSIITTTPNELMTGIHNRMPVILAREAEKKWLEETDERALLELLKPYPAEEMKAYKISSAVNSPAHDSPEILNNF
- a CDS encoding collagen-like protein, producing MRKVTLLLSALLIIGTTWAQSPQRFSYQAVVRNNSNNLVTNHLVGIRVSILQGSISGSSVYTETHSATTNANGLVMIEIGGGTTTDNFSAINWAAGPYFVKTETDPSGGVVYNIVGVSQLLSVPYALYASASGTPGPTGPAGLQGITGITGPTGLKGATGATGSVGLQGVTGPTGPLVIGTTGQTLRYNGTSWIANSAIYNDGAKVGIGTTAPGFRLDVQDTTTGISSQIYGHTPGQHAIRGLNNGSVNGTGINLTGSFAGVLGHTVFGYPYHYGLMGTRWDDNYGNSAGVIGLVKFNDGTKPWGALGFQDNNLLEWGGYFNGKVYSNDTIKAAGFKYNTPKVCYYSVPTNAFLPAASANGYVNSLTFTEAYITGTAVGWITAPVYLPHGAVVTAVKFYYFDASASDLTMELRSYVMNGNGFTTITTASSSGNPGFSTSTVIPSTPVIIDNSNGKAYYLCAYATPHWDSGYIYITGATITYTVSETE
- a CDS encoding OmpA family protein is translated as MMFHLVSLAQTQFVLKPENSDCLHPIEIKDSVFGPTTAPSGFGTVMEISGSPSGLYNFEKEHNTVWYWFRAKGDCLLTLDIIPLELKDDYDFILFKAVGKTFCDDVKENKVKPVRSCISRNDVSLKSMTGLSLNAPSEFIHSGPGACYSKALPVKKGEVYYLVVDNVYPNGKGHIIKLHYCNCKAPAETKKVVPAENQQDRPKPVQNADDHSILNITVVDKESQTAVKSNIRIFVKKHTLGPPIITLDSVSGGTATLVSVTTYLIKISAYGYFDYSTEIKTRAIADTINLKVELDKITVGHNIIFDNILFSGNSDKILPESYPSLDNLVSTLKKYPNLTIEIEGHVNCPSSYSDCNKLEDWNQKLSEMRAKAVNDWLTDEGIQQERMTHKGYGASRMLYPDARSEDKMKMNRRVEIKVVSF